From one Lactiplantibacillus paraplantarum genomic stretch:
- a CDS encoding SDR family oxidoreductase, protein MKYAITGATGHLGQQIVAAMKPLVKTSELYLGVHTPSKAQAYQQQGMHVAAIDYQQPEQLRAFFQDSDVLIYIPSKSHDSYSRVQEFENVLAAVQQANVQHFLVMGFIADQVNNPFALSAFYGYVPRRLAGTTINYTIVRNALYADPLIPYLPELIERHNVIYPVGDQALSFISQIDSAAAFAKVATTPALLQAGRIYTLTQSKAYTMPELAAVLSQASGQSIGYQPVTLQAFGDLYDQNGEGQMLASMYAGGALGLLATVSDDYQTIMGHPAQSLAAFLQANYHEVN, encoded by the coding sequence TTGAAATATGCGATTACGGGTGCTACTGGTCATTTAGGGCAACAAATTGTTGCAGCTATGAAGCCGTTGGTCAAAACGTCGGAACTTTACTTAGGTGTTCATACGCCTAGTAAAGCGCAGGCTTACCAGCAACAAGGTATGCACGTTGCAGCGATTGATTATCAACAGCCGGAACAATTACGAGCGTTTTTTCAAGATAGCGATGTGTTGATCTATATTCCCAGCAAGAGCCATGACAGTTATTCACGAGTACAAGAATTTGAAAATGTGTTGGCAGCGGTTCAGCAAGCTAATGTCCAGCATTTTTTGGTGATGGGCTTTATTGCGGATCAAGTCAACAACCCGTTTGCACTATCAGCCTTTTATGGTTATGTGCCACGGCGATTGGCCGGAACCACTATTAATTATACAATTGTGCGTAATGCGTTGTATGCTGATCCACTGATTCCTTATTTACCAGAATTGATTGAGCGTCATAATGTGATCTATCCGGTAGGTGATCAAGCACTGAGCTTTATTAGTCAGATCGATAGCGCTGCGGCTTTTGCGAAGGTTGCAACAACTCCCGCGTTATTACAAGCGGGGCGGATTTATACGCTGACACAGAGTAAGGCTTACACTATGCCCGAGTTGGCAGCAGTATTGAGTCAGGCCAGTGGTCAATCGATCGGTTATCAACCAGTGACATTGCAAGCGTTCGGCGATTTATATGATCAAAATGGTGAAGGGCAGATGCTGGCGTCGATGTATGCAGGTGGGGCTTTAGGGTTGTTAGCAACGGTTAGTGATGATTATCAAACGATTATGGGTCATCCTGCACAATCATTGGCGGCATTCTTACAGGCAAATTATCACGAAGTTAATTAA
- a CDS encoding IS3 family transposase, whose protein sequence is MSKYQAIQELAGKYPISWLCQEVGIKRRSYYKWLNRTLTANERLNDELVKFMLKLEISHNYIFGVETLVMHINEETEYHVNAKRIRRLMQVNHIKSSIRISKHDRKAEYKEMMSANIIKHDFNQEESNKVWTTDCTELKYGNQSLNKLRLSAIKDLHDHSIVAWAIDDTETTTLVTATVNKAMKSNDLAANELILHTDQGSAYTSLEFNRALNSYGICHSMSRPGTPGDNAPMESFWSHLKDEDLSFKTALTKEELLQNITKAIDWYNNGRRQKSLKGMTPTECRNHALRFKAS, encoded by the coding sequence ATCTCAAAATATCAGGCAATTCAAGAACTAGCCGGTAAATATCCCATAAGTTGGTTGTGTCAAGAAGTCGGGATCAAGCGGAGGTCATATTATAAATGGTTGAACCGGACATTAACCGCTAATGAACGACTAAATGATGAGCTAGTTAAATTCATGCTTAAATTAGAAATTAGCCATAATTATATATTTGGTGTTGAAACCTTAGTTATGCACATCAACGAAGAGACTGAGTACCATGTGAATGCCAAACGTATCAGAAGATTAATGCAAGTTAACCATATCAAATCATCGATTCGCATTAGTAAACATGATCGTAAAGCGGAATATAAAGAAATGATGTCAGCCAATATCATCAAGCATGATTTTAATCAGGAAGAATCTAATAAGGTTTGGACAACCGACTGTACTGAATTAAAATACGGTAATCAAAGTCTCAACAAACTACGACTTAGTGCCATCAAGGATTTACACGATCACAGTATCGTTGCCTGGGCGATCGATGATACCGAAACGACAACACTGGTGACAGCAACTGTTAATAAAGCAATGAAAAGTAATGACCTGGCCGCCAACGAATTAATTTTACACACTGACCAAGGTTCGGCCTATACATCATTAGAATTCAATCGGGCCCTTAATAGCTATGGCATTTGCCATAGCATGTCAAGACCGGGGACACCTGGAGACAACGCGCCTATGGAGAGTTTCTGGAGTCATTTAAAAGATGAGGACTTAAGTTTTAAAACCGCATTGACCAAAGAAGAATTACTTCAAAACATTACCAAAGCAATTGACTGGTACAACAACGGTCGACGTCAAAAGTCATTAAAAGGCATGACCCCGACAGAATGTCGAAATCATGCCCTCCGATTTAAAGCATCATAA
- a CDS encoding MerR family transcriptional regulator — protein sequence MANGTRADLRELFHRGQLTIGISELSKMTGVSPRQLRYWQKKGYIIPKNEDEPGQARIYTMKMVIKAAAMSNLLQTGYTLKAAAAQVDERMRPAQTMYHVLVDRYQGYEVADDGQILVDLGPFDPQPDQELYAKLVGDRVTFELKTVSKTDE from the coding sequence ATGGCAAACGGGACGCGTGCAGATTTACGCGAGCTTTTTCATCGGGGACAATTAACAATTGGTATTAGTGAACTAAGTAAAATGACTGGTGTCTCACCACGACAGTTACGGTACTGGCAAAAAAAGGGGTACATTATTCCTAAGAATGAGGATGAACCGGGGCAGGCGCGCATTTATACCATGAAGATGGTTATTAAGGCCGCCGCAATGAGTAACTTGCTACAAACCGGTTATACGTTAAAAGCGGCTGCGGCTCAGGTGGATGAGCGGATGCGACCGGCGCAAACGATGTACCACGTGCTAGTAGACCGGTATCAAGGATATGAAGTGGCGGACGATGGTCAGATTTTAGTTGATCTGGGGCCTTTTGACCCGCAACCTGATCAGGAGTTATACGCTAAGCTCGTGGGGGACCGGGTAACGTTTGAGTTAAAAACGGTATCGAAAACAGATGAATAG
- a CDS encoding glucose PTS transporter subunit IIA, with amino-acid sequence MYLRGSISSLGDTLFYFFPIVIGWSAARKFGLKEIYGITLGAFLVYPTLVTAASSTAVTTIFKGTIFALKYKMTFLGIPVALQSYSSTVIPIIIIVWFASYVYKYCEKVIPDVLKMVFVPFFTLLIAGVVSLIIIGPIAMILQNILSDTVLWLVGLNKGIAGFLLGFFWSILVMFGLHWAVIPFFAIDVAHYGYDVINPLIFAGGLAVLGSAVGIAIRARDERVKSMSVAAAISAFFGINEPALYGVLIPRKKVLLTSFLAAGIGGAIAGFSGSKLYSFGASGILGLPCFINPKGIDAGFIGLCISGVVAFAFALIAALIVGDKKDAKSKPSKQQLAEHSDVYAPVTGESFDLTTVNDGVFSKLVLGDGIAVKPSEGKVYAPVSGIVRVAYPTGHAVGLASDDGEEILIHIGIDTVNLEGEHFKMHVAQGMRVKKGDLLVDFDEAAIAAAGYDTTVMMIVTKSEHLKSVMPTQFGPVTNATKVLDVELQSSSVEAGTTVATNN; translated from the coding sequence GTGTACCTAAGGGGTAGTATATCCTCCTTAGGTGATACGCTATTTTACTTTTTCCCAATCGTCATTGGTTGGAGTGCCGCGCGAAAGTTTGGTTTGAAAGAAATCTATGGCATCACGTTGGGGGCGTTCTTGGTCTATCCAACGCTAGTTACGGCGGCTAGTAGTACGGCCGTAACAACGATTTTTAAAGGGACCATCTTTGCGTTGAAGTATAAGATGACGTTTTTAGGGATTCCCGTGGCATTACAGTCATACTCAAGTACGGTTATTCCAATCATCATTATTGTCTGGTTCGCCAGTTACGTTTATAAATATTGTGAAAAAGTGATTCCAGATGTTTTAAAAATGGTTTTCGTACCGTTCTTTACACTATTGATTGCTGGTGTGGTTAGTTTGATTATCATTGGACCAATCGCGATGATCTTGCAAAATATTTTGAGTGATACGGTACTATGGTTAGTTGGTCTCAATAAGGGGATTGCAGGGTTCTTGCTTGGCTTCTTCTGGAGTATCTTAGTGATGTTCGGTCTACATTGGGCGGTTATTCCGTTCTTTGCAATTGACGTTGCGCACTACGGGTATGACGTCATCAATCCGTTGATTTTTGCAGGCGGCTTAGCTGTGTTAGGATCTGCGGTCGGTATTGCAATTCGAGCGCGTGACGAACGGGTTAAGAGTATGTCAGTGGCTGCTGCCATTTCTGCTTTCTTTGGGATTAACGAGCCGGCACTCTACGGTGTGTTGATTCCACGGAAAAAGGTGCTGTTAACTTCATTTCTAGCTGCTGGGATTGGCGGCGCGATTGCCGGTTTCTCAGGTTCCAAGCTCTACTCATTTGGTGCCAGCGGTATCTTAGGGTTACCATGCTTCATTAATCCAAAGGGGATTGATGCCGGGTTTATCGGGCTATGTATTAGTGGGGTCGTGGCTTTCGCCTTTGCCCTAATCGCTGCTTTGATCGTTGGGGACAAAAAGGATGCAAAGTCGAAACCAAGTAAGCAACAACTTGCTGAACATAGCGATGTTTATGCACCAGTTACAGGTGAAAGCTTTGACCTAACGACCGTTAATGATGGTGTTTTCTCAAAGTTAGTCTTAGGTGACGGTATTGCCGTTAAGCCAAGTGAGGGTAAGGTCTATGCGCCAGTTAGTGGTATCGTTCGGGTGGCTTATCCCACCGGCCATGCAGTTGGTCTGGCCAGTGATGATGGCGAGGAAATCTTGATTCACATTGGGATTGACACAGTCAACCTGGAAGGCGAACATTTTAAGATGCATGTTGCCCAAGGGATGCGAGTTAAAAAAGGTGATTTATTAGTTGATTTTGATGAAGCTGCAATCGCTGCAGCTGGATATGATACGACTGTAATGATGATTGTAACCAAGTCGGAACACTTAAAGAGCGTCATGCCGACCCAGTTTGGGCCAGTAACCAATGCGACTAAGGTGTTAGATGTTGAATTACAATCAAGCTCAGTCGAAGCGGGTACCACGGTAGCGACAAATAATTGA
- a CDS encoding DeoR/GlpR family DNA-binding transcription regulator has translation MNQITRQRQLLQRLEQVRQMSIADVMSALGVSRDTARRDIVALTDQGLAQRTHGGLQVLNFGSRIPSYADRLHQFDAVKTGLAELVLPLMKVNQYLFIDVSTILLKLTQLMTQKATVYTHSLDNAISLATNPAVDLHLLGGALNQENRFFSGSATLSELTPIYFDQVFLGAAVVNERGIFYVDAGDAAIKRQALAQTLCGVLVCEHRKFGQIGIAHFCGGQLDQIQVLITDEPLTTEEQSWFMPGTVMINLMEEKTHDNN, from the coding sequence ATGAATCAGATTACACGACAACGTCAGTTATTACAGCGTTTAGAGCAAGTACGTCAAATGAGTATTGCAGATGTCATGTCAGCTTTAGGTGTTTCTCGAGATACGGCTCGTCGTGATATTGTAGCGTTGACTGATCAGGGGCTGGCACAACGAACACATGGTGGTTTGCAAGTTCTGAATTTTGGATCCCGAATTCCTAGTTATGCGGATCGCTTACATCAATTTGATGCGGTAAAAACGGGCCTCGCTGAATTGGTTCTCCCCTTGATGAAGGTTAACCAGTATTTATTTATTGATGTCTCGACTATTCTATTAAAATTAACACAGTTAATGACCCAAAAGGCCACCGTTTACACACACTCATTGGATAATGCAATTAGCTTGGCGACTAACCCGGCAGTGGATTTGCATTTGTTGGGTGGGGCACTTAATCAAGAAAATCGTTTCTTTTCAGGATCGGCAACACTATCCGAGTTGACACCAATTTATTTTGATCAAGTATTCTTAGGAGCGGCGGTAGTAAATGAGCGTGGTATATTCTATGTGGACGCTGGGGATGCAGCTATTAAAAGGCAAGCGTTAGCTCAGACATTATGTGGGGTGTTAGTTTGTGAGCATCGCAAGTTTGGACAGATTGGGATCGCTCATTTTTGTGGTGGCCAGCTTGACCAAATTCAGGTGTTAATTACGGATGAACCATTAACGACGGAAGAACAAAGTTGGTTTATGCCAGGAACAGTCATGATTAATTTAATGGAGGAAAAAACACATGACAACAATTAA
- a CDS encoding neutral/alkaline non-lysosomal ceramidase N-terminal domain-containing protein, with protein sequence MLVGHARKDITPTEPFYLLGYKTELRNQPAKGIHDHIFINALLFYDEQGNECFLATGDLLELEDIVAADIRQKISRKYGIAMDHVIIGVTHDHHSVRDYHRTWEFGEFSQSYYDFFVDSFVQAFEDCRETLTDVTVQYGQQEIFGFYSNRNHANRPADNAVSVVKFIADGHAIAGIVNMAVHSTVLGPDNQYLTADLAGNTCTKLAEEWGFFPLMLIGCAADSSNRYERQGRDFAELARASTGLATAIAKIQTPKRLKLGKIRTLTLSHEVVNDKAVYDQDLRTMIGDLQSGAIKSVGSQPIDAIIEKCTSQLEEPQFHDLLGLQLLDIGELRLFVFPGELASAGAKSLRASTDKTVLVAGYCNGFHYYFLQAQDYGLSFETIGNPVPAGTFEEIIAKFVTGSHLLDTYEKYH encoded by the coding sequence ATGTTAGTTGGACATGCTAGAAAAGATATTACGCCAACCGAGCCATTTTATTTATTGGGGTATAAGACAGAACTGAGGAATCAGCCAGCAAAAGGAATTCATGACCATATCTTTATCAATGCACTACTTTTTTATGATGAACAGGGCAATGAATGCTTTCTGGCAACTGGCGACTTATTGGAATTAGAAGATATTGTTGCGGCTGATATTCGGCAAAAAATTAGCCGTAAATATGGGATTGCCATGGATCATGTCATTATTGGCGTGACTCATGATCATCACTCAGTACGCGATTATCATCGGACCTGGGAGTTTGGTGAATTCAGTCAGTCCTACTATGACTTTTTCGTAGATAGCTTTGTGCAGGCTTTTGAGGATTGTCGAGAAACGTTAACCGATGTGACCGTCCAATATGGGCAACAAGAAATCTTCGGGTTTTATAGTAATCGTAACCATGCTAATCGACCGGCAGATAATGCCGTTAGTGTCGTTAAGTTTATTGCTGATGGTCATGCAATTGCGGGAATCGTGAATATGGCAGTTCATTCGACAGTTTTGGGCCCTGATAATCAATACTTAACAGCCGATCTTGCAGGTAACACTTGTACTAAACTAGCGGAGGAATGGGGCTTTTTCCCATTAATGTTAATTGGTTGTGCGGCTGATTCTAGTAATCGTTATGAGCGGCAAGGACGTGATTTTGCGGAATTAGCACGTGCAAGTACGGGATTAGCTACAGCCATTGCCAAGATTCAGACCCCTAAACGGCTAAAGCTTGGTAAGATTCGAACATTGACGTTAAGCCATGAAGTCGTTAATGATAAAGCAGTATATGATCAAGATTTGCGGACGATGATTGGTGACTTACAAAGCGGTGCAATCAAGTCGGTTGGTTCACAGCCGATTGATGCCATCATTGAGAAGTGTACAAGTCAGCTTGAAGAACCTCAGTTTCACGATTTATTAGGTCTCCAGTTATTAGATATTGGGGAACTAAGACTGTTCGTCTTTCCCGGCGAGCTCGCTTCGGCAGGGGCGAAAAGTTTACGAGCTTCAACTGATAAGACTGTGCTGGTAGCCGGTTATTGCAATGGTTTTCATTACTACTTTTTGCAAGCACAAGACTATGGGCTGTCATTTGAAACAATCGGTAATCCGGTGCCCGCGGGAACGTTTGAAGAGATTATCGCTAAGTTTGTGACCGGCAGTCACCTCTTAGACACTTATGAGAAATATCATTAA
- a CDS encoding LysR family transcriptional regulator, which yields MDLQYLNNFLALAHYRSFSAAADACYISQSSFSKRIMRLESDLGVTLFERSTRQVSLTEYGKIYLKYAQQIHNLSQQATDEINRRHAEDEGIVIGGIPSISEYGILDLISGFIKTTHIHCQVKSAPSEDLEPMLLNQTLDFAFIKEVQHTNLFNHLPYAEDHLVAVLPISHPLAKQPKIKLQQLANEDFIFQPVNSRPYDLCMTICKQSGFTPNVIYADRIIENILNFVKKGLGISLLMKKLVPTDTDLVCRPIQPAVVADINLCYLKNESLNSYGQCFLDYFASQNNAH from the coding sequence ATGGATTTACAATACTTAAATAATTTCTTAGCACTCGCCCATTACCGGAGTTTTTCCGCAGCCGCAGACGCCTGCTATATCTCGCAATCTTCATTTTCAAAACGAATCATGCGCTTAGAAAGCGACCTCGGTGTAACGCTCTTTGAACGTTCAACCCGTCAAGTATCATTAACCGAATACGGTAAGATTTACTTAAAATACGCGCAACAAATTCACAACTTGTCACAACAAGCAACGGATGAAATCAATCGTCGTCATGCCGAAGATGAAGGAATCGTCATCGGCGGAATTCCGTCTATCAGCGAATACGGCATCTTGGATTTGATTTCTGGATTTATAAAAACAACTCACATCCATTGCCAAGTAAAATCAGCTCCTTCTGAAGACTTAGAACCCATGCTACTCAATCAGACTTTAGATTTTGCCTTTATTAAAGAGGTTCAACATACGAATTTATTTAACCACCTACCATATGCCGAAGATCACTTAGTCGCCGTTCTCCCTATCAGCCACCCATTAGCAAAACAACCCAAAATCAAGCTACAGCAACTAGCAAATGAAGACTTTATTTTCCAACCAGTTAATTCCCGCCCATATGATCTTTGTATGACGATTTGTAAGCAAAGCGGCTTTACGCCTAATGTTATTTATGCCGATCGAATTATTGAGAATATTCTTAACTTTGTAAAAAAAGGACTAGGCATCTCATTGCTCATGAAAAAATTGGTTCCTACAGATACTGATTTAGTTTGTCGTCCAATCCAACCAGCAGTTGTTGCCGATATTAACCTTTGTTATCTAAAAAACGAATCCTTAAATTCATATGGTCAATGTTTTTTAGACTACTTTGCTAGTCAAAACAATGCCCACTGA
- a CDS encoding helix-turn-helix domain-containing protein, translating to MRSNRKYSFDEKINILNLIDNNHTVQSIARDLQINKNVIHQWKRLYDLNGSEGLRHQRKNRSYSQAFKERIVQEHIKEKLSFPKLATKYGLSSAGMVSNWFRDYTIGKKTYSNRNPRNRKMKDGRKTTQIERIEIAQWTIANDYAYHEAASHFEVSYQQVYTWVKKLNNGGVDALADRRGKSKATPLTELDIAKLKIKELEARTKHLEMEKDLSKKLKEIQRRVK from the coding sequence ATGCGTTCAAATAGAAAGTATTCATTTGATGAAAAGATTAACATTCTTAATCTGATTGATAATAACCATACGGTGCAATCAATTGCCAGGGATCTACAAATAAATAAAAACGTTATTCATCAATGGAAAAGATTGTACGATCTCAATGGAAGTGAAGGCTTAAGGCATCAAAGAAAAAATCGCAGCTATTCTCAAGCATTCAAAGAAAGGATTGTACAGGAACATATCAAAGAAAAGCTGTCTTTTCCAAAATTAGCCACCAAGTATGGTTTGAGTAGCGCCGGGATGGTGTCTAATTGGTTTAGAGATTATACTATTGGAAAGAAAACTTATTCCAATAGAAATCCGAGGAACCGAAAGATGAAAGACGGACGCAAGACAACCCAAATTGAACGCATTGAAATAGCTCAATGGACTATCGCCAACGACTATGCTTACCACGAGGCCGCTAGCCATTTTGAGGTCTCGTATCAACAAGTTTATACCTGGGTCAAGAAGCTAAATAACGGCGGTGTGGACGCTTTAGCCGACCGCCGTGGGAAAAGTAAAGCTACGCCACTTACCGAGTTAGATATCGCTAAACTGAAAATAAAAGAATTAGAAGCTAGAACTAAACATTTGGAAATGGAAAAGGACCTGTCAAAAAAATTGAAAGAGATTCAAAGGAGAGTGAAGTAA
- a CDS encoding Cof-type HAD-IIB family hydrolase — MTTIKRIVSDIDGTLVDDQGQLLPATIKGVQAAVAQGAQMVLASARSPKGMFGIAQQLGINSMMIAYNGALTATTDVNDQLTVYEQCAIQPPLAQAVQSLIAQKWPAASINIYTNNDWLVAANGPWEQQEAAGIGYQPRVTDLAVWLKRTPTPVHKIMIMADPDVIQAIEQRLMSDEFEQLAVYRSKDTYLEIVAAGVTKAAALIKLLQDDQVTPAEAIAFGDNFNDVAMLQTVGVGIAMANAPQAVKNAANTVTTDNNHDGIQATLARYFS; from the coding sequence ATGACAACAATTAAACGCATCGTAAGCGACATCGACGGGACCTTAGTCGACGATCAGGGCCAGTTACTGCCGGCTACTATTAAAGGTGTTCAAGCAGCCGTTGCACAGGGTGCCCAGATGGTCCTAGCATCTGCTCGTTCACCAAAAGGTATGTTTGGTATTGCACAACAACTTGGCATTAATTCTATGATGATTGCGTACAACGGCGCCTTAACAGCGACCACTGATGTTAACGATCAACTGACGGTTTATGAGCAATGTGCTATTCAACCGCCGTTGGCCCAGGCTGTTCAAAGCTTGATTGCGCAAAAATGGCCGGCCGCCTCAATCAATATTTATACGAATAATGACTGGTTAGTGGCTGCTAATGGCCCATGGGAACAACAAGAGGCAGCCGGAATTGGGTATCAACCGCGAGTCACAGATTTGGCTGTGTGGCTGAAGCGGACGCCAACGCCGGTGCATAAAATCATGATCATGGCGGATCCGGATGTGATTCAAGCAATTGAGCAGCGACTGATGTCAGATGAGTTCGAGCAACTAGCCGTTTACCGGTCAAAAGACACGTATTTAGAAATTGTGGCGGCCGGTGTGACGAAGGCCGCTGCGCTGATTAAATTATTACAAGACGATCAAGTCACGCCTGCCGAAGCGATTGCGTTTGGTGATAATTTTAATGATGTGGCTATGTTACAGACGGTGGGTGTGGGAATTGCGATGGCAAATGCGCCGCAAGCGGTCAAGAATGCAGCTAATACTGTGACGACTGACAATAATCATGATGGGATTCAAGCGACGTTGGCTCGATATTTTAGTTGA
- a CDS encoding NAD(P)H-binding protein, whose product MQYAITAATGKFGQSAVNTLNNLVGAENVIVIARNQEKAAQLFPNNQFRVGDYDDRASMTAAFEGVDRVLFVSSQPGGPVARATAHQNVVAALQTAHVDFVAYTSFPKAQTSISALASDHRDTENAITAAHIAHSFLRNNWYLENEMGFLQSGAHNQETLYWANNTAGWALEREYAEAAAKILVLSDPKEIYELAGAPRSYADLGAALQQATDNQFTVTQVNQTAYTQSLEATGLNHDTAALFASFQAPINDGALAENTTDLTHALGHEPLTASAAIKEILTR is encoded by the coding sequence ATGCAATACGCAATCACTGCCGCTACTGGTAAGTTTGGTCAATCCGCCGTCAATACCCTTAACAACCTGGTTGGTGCTGAAAATGTCATTGTTATCGCACGTAATCAAGAAAAAGCCGCACAGCTTTTTCCCAATAATCAATTTCGAGTCGGCGACTACGATGATCGTGCCTCAATGACTGCCGCTTTTGAGGGTGTGGACCGCGTCCTCTTCGTTTCCTCACAACCTGGTGGTCCCGTTGCTCGTGCTACGGCCCATCAAAACGTTGTTGCTGCACTTCAGACCGCGCACGTTGATTTTGTCGCTTACACTAGCTTTCCTAAAGCTCAAACTTCAATCAGTGCGCTTGCCAGCGACCATCGTGATACAGAAAATGCTATCACCGCAGCCCATATCGCCCACAGTTTCTTGCGCAACAACTGGTATCTTGAAAATGAAATGGGCTTCTTACAAAGCGGTGCTCATAATCAAGAAACATTATATTGGGCCAACAATACCGCTGGTTGGGCGCTAGAACGTGAATATGCTGAAGCTGCCGCCAAGATTCTTGTACTATCTGACCCTAAGGAAATCTATGAATTGGCAGGAGCACCACGCAGCTATGCTGATCTTGGAGCAGCGTTACAACAAGCCACGGATAATCAATTCACAGTGACTCAAGTGAATCAGACGGCATACACGCAATCACTTGAAGCTACGGGCCTAAATCATGATACCGCAGCCTTGTTTGCTTCATTTCAAGCACCAATTAATGACGGTGCTCTGGCTGAAAACACTACGGACTTGACCCACGCCCTAGGACACGAGCCACTGACTGCTAGTGCCGCCATTAAAGAGATTTTGACACGCTAA